A part of Thermotoga petrophila RKU-1 genomic DNA contains:
- a CDS encoding ABC transporter permease, with amino-acid sequence MASKFKKRTFRELGPLVALVSLAVFTAILNPRFLTAFNLQALGRQIAIFGLLAIGETFVIISGGGAIDLSPGSMVALTGVMVAWLMTHSVPVWISVILILLFSIGAGAWHGLFVTKLRVPAFIITLGTLTIARGMAAVITKGWPIIGLPSSFLKIGQGEFLKIPIPVWILLAVALVADFFLRKTVYGKHLRASGGNEVAARFSGVNVDRVRMIAFMVSGFLAGVVGIIIAARLSQGQPGVGNMYELYAIASTVIGGTSLTGGEGSVLGAIVGASIISLLWNALVLLNVSTYWHNVVIGIVIVVAVTLDILRRRLASK; translated from the coding sequence TTGGCTTCGAAATTTAAGAAGAGAACTTTCAGAGAACTCGGCCCTTTAGTTGCTCTCGTCAGTCTGGCTGTCTTCACGGCTATCCTGAATCCCCGCTTTCTGACGGCATTCAATCTTCAGGCTCTCGGAAGGCAGATAGCGATCTTTGGCCTGTTAGCTATCGGTGAAACCTTTGTCATCATCTCCGGGGGAGGAGCCATCGACCTCTCCCCCGGTTCTATGGTGGCGCTCACAGGGGTAATGGTCGCCTGGCTCATGACTCACAGTGTTCCCGTGTGGATCTCTGTGATTCTCATTCTATTGTTTTCTATAGGAGCAGGTGCGTGGCACGGCTTGTTCGTCACAAAACTCAGGGTTCCCGCCTTTATCATCACCCTTGGAACACTGACAATCGCCCGAGGCATGGCAGCCGTGATCACAAAGGGATGGCCTATAATCGGACTCCCGTCTTCTTTTTTGAAAATCGGGCAGGGTGAATTTTTGAAGATACCGATCCCGGTGTGGATTCTCCTTGCAGTGGCTCTTGTGGCAGATTTCTTCCTCAGAAAGACCGTTTACGGAAAACACCTGAGGGCTTCCGGCGGTAACGAAGTCGCCGCAAGATTTTCCGGGGTGAACGTGGACAGGGTGAGAATGATAGCGTTCATGGTATCAGGGTTCCTTGCCGGTGTGGTGGGGATAATCATTGCGGCAAGGCTTTCTCAAGGGCAACCAGGTGTTGGTAATATGTACGAACTCTATGCCATAGCCTCTACCGTGATCGGTGGAACGAGTCTCACGGGAGGAGAAGGAAGTGTTTTAGGAGCAATCGTAGGCGCGAGTATCATTAGTCTTCTCTGGAACGCTCTCGTTCTTCTCAACGTTTCGACGTACTGGCACAATGTAGTCATCGGAATCGTCATAGTTGTGGCAGTAACTCTCGACATATTGAGAAGGAGACTTGCAAGCAAATAA
- a CDS encoding radical SAM protein: MSKKKIERIKEIETTLWDNLEKCELCPRKCGVDRYRTTGICGLPARAKISNAVLHFGEEPPISGKTGAGTVFFSGCNMKCVYCQNMGFSQKGIGTEVEVEDLAEIFLILQKHGAKTLNLVTPTPHLPFIISALRIAIENGLNLPIVYNTSGYEDLEILRLLEGAVDIYLSDVRYSDNEASKKYSKTPDYWTVVQKAIIEMFRQVGVFDEEKMKGLIVRILVLPGNVVDYSEIFSFLSSLSTRIPLSIMNQYIPHFDAQKFPEISRKLNQDEYEKILELAERYGFTEGWYQSEEKERVTARGLKEISEKLQFLRLKTHNSY; encoded by the coding sequence ATGTCGAAAAAGAAAATTGAGAGAATAAAAGAGATCGAAACCACACTTTGGGACAACCTTGAAAAGTGCGAACTCTGTCCTCGAAAGTGTGGTGTTGATAGATACAGAACCACCGGAATCTGTGGACTGCCCGCCAGAGCGAAGATATCCAACGCGGTTCTTCACTTCGGTGAAGAACCTCCCATCTCTGGAAAAACGGGTGCGGGTACGGTGTTCTTCAGCGGTTGTAACATGAAATGTGTATACTGTCAAAACATGGGATTCAGTCAGAAAGGAATAGGAACAGAGGTTGAAGTGGAAGACCTTGCGGAGATATTCTTGATCCTGCAAAAACACGGTGCGAAGACCCTGAATCTTGTCACCCCCACACCACACCTTCCGTTCATAATCTCAGCCCTGAGAATCGCCATTGAAAATGGATTGAACCTTCCCATCGTCTACAACACCAGCGGATACGAAGACCTCGAGATTCTCAGACTTTTAGAAGGTGCCGTTGATATCTATCTTTCCGATGTGAGATATTCGGACAACGAAGCTTCTAAAAAGTACTCAAAAACCCCGGATTACTGGACAGTTGTTCAGAAGGCCATCATCGAGATGTTCAGACAGGTGGGTGTCTTCGACGAAGAAAAAATGAAAGGCCTCATTGTGAGAATTCTTGTTCTTCCTGGAAACGTGGTGGATTATTCTGAAATTTTTTCTTTCCTTTCAAGCCTGTCCACACGAATTCCTCTCTCCATAATGAATCAGTACATCCCTCACTTTGACGCCCAGAAATTTCCCGAAATAAGCAGAAAACTGAACCAGGACGAGTACGAAAAAATTTTAGAACTGGCTGAAAGATACGGTTTTACCGAAGGATGGTATCAATCTGAAGAAAAAGAGAGAGTGACCGCCAGAGGCCTGAAGGAAATCTCCGAAAAATTACAATTTTTAAGGTTAAAAACCCATAATTCCTATTAA
- a CDS encoding polysaccharide deacetylase family protein: protein MKRLLVFLSIFLTTVLLFSIDSKVNSKEENGVKLVALTFDDGPDVKLTSAVLDTLEKHGVVATFFVVGQRLNESTRAILERMISMGCEIGNHSWNYEPLDKKDPETIKDHIERTNELIKKYAGKEPRFFRPPNLAVSGTMFDVINMPFVSGVLGYDWAGCDRDPQKIVNNVLKGVRDGAIILLHDVQPEPHPIVEVLEILIPELKKRGYEFVTLSELFKRKGVNPEDPVYRKKMWVYVE, encoded by the coding sequence ATGAAAAGACTTCTGGTTTTTCTTTCGATCTTTTTGACAACAGTTTTGCTTTTTTCAATTGATTCAAAAGTGAACTCCAAGGAGGAAAACGGAGTGAAACTGGTGGCGCTCACTTTCGATGACGGTCCTGATGTAAAACTCACCTCCGCAGTACTGGACACTCTTGAAAAACACGGTGTTGTAGCTACCTTTTTCGTTGTGGGACAGAGGTTGAACGAAAGTACTCGAGCTATCCTCGAAAGAATGATATCCATGGGATGTGAAATAGGAAATCACTCGTGGAATTATGAACCACTTGACAAAAAAGATCCTGAGACGATAAAAGATCACATCGAACGCACGAACGAGCTTATCAAGAAATACGCAGGAAAAGAACCTCGATTCTTCAGGCCACCAAACTTGGCAGTGAGCGGTACCATGTTCGATGTGATAAACATGCCGTTTGTGAGTGGCGTTCTCGGTTACGACTGGGCAGGATGCGATAGAGATCCCCAAAAGATAGTAAACAACGTACTGAAAGGCGTAAGAGATGGTGCAATAATTCTTCTTCACGACGTACAGCCGGAGCCGCATCCGATCGTCGAAGTCCTGGAGATACTGATCCCAGAATTGAAAAAACGTGGATACGAATTCGTCACTCTGAGCGAGCTTTTCAAAAGAAAAGGAGTGAACCCTGAAGATCCGGTGTACAGAAAAAAGATGTGGGTGTATGTGGAATAA
- a CDS encoding TM0106 family RecB-like putative nuclease, which translates to MTISYEDMENFLVCPRRYYLSKKISKEVSPNFSEELMEAGFPLENPVIVCEFEGHGLVSNPDLVVKERDGWRIILRKNAKRFKDKYILESAYHALVFSKAGLKVSGVEIVSDSFSRKMENWKNLIPIVEDVLREMLTLDDDPHPRVGKHCRYCDFLEDCEGKLLEEKSLLLVNGIGEETYRVLYGMGIETLEDLAGADQRILEKVFGKEKGKRFIMAARAFLENRVIMITPPEDLPEGTIVDIEYHPAEESDFLYGFLIGDEYRYFLEEDQEDLIAFLNSLDDGSVLYHYHGPEKRKLISLIGRNKRMNFLDVFSILRNHFVFPVMSYSLKRIAKYLGYDWRTSLNGYEILRLYEKWKKTRNEELLKQMLLYNEDDVRATKLVLDFMRSYSSFS; encoded by the coding sequence ATGACAATAAGCTACGAAGATATGGAAAATTTCTTGGTGTGTCCAAGGCGATATTACCTTTCAAAAAAAATTTCAAAAGAGGTTTCTCCGAATTTTTCGGAGGAGTTAATGGAGGCTGGATTCCCTCTCGAAAATCCTGTGATCGTGTGTGAGTTTGAGGGTCATGGATTGGTTTCAAATCCCGATCTGGTTGTGAAAGAAAGGGATGGATGGAGAATTATTCTAAGAAAGAACGCAAAAAGGTTTAAAGACAAATACATCCTTGAGAGCGCTTATCATGCCCTGGTTTTCTCAAAAGCTGGTCTGAAGGTTTCTGGAGTGGAGATCGTATCCGACAGCTTCTCAAGAAAGATGGAAAACTGGAAAAATCTGATACCCATCGTCGAAGATGTTTTGAGAGAAATGTTGACATTAGATGATGATCCTCATCCCAGAGTGGGAAAACACTGTAGATACTGTGATTTTCTCGAAGATTGCGAAGGGAAGCTTCTTGAAGAGAAGAGTTTGCTTCTGGTGAACGGGATAGGAGAAGAAACGTACAGGGTTCTCTATGGAATGGGTATAGAAACGCTGGAAGATCTCGCAGGGGCGGACCAGAGAATCCTGGAAAAGGTATTTGGAAAAGAGAAGGGAAAAAGGTTCATCATGGCGGCGAGGGCGTTTCTCGAGAATAGAGTGATAATGATAACTCCTCCGGAAGATCTTCCAGAAGGAACAATAGTTGACATAGAGTATCATCCAGCGGAAGAGAGTGATTTTCTCTATGGGTTTTTAATAGGTGATGAGTACAGATATTTTCTGGAAGAAGATCAAGAAGATCTGATCGCATTTTTGAACTCTCTGGATGATGGAAGTGTTCTCTACCATTATCATGGACCAGAGAAGAGAAAGCTGATTTCATTGATCGGCAGAAACAAAAGGATGAATTTTCTCGATGTGTTCTCAATTCTGAGGAATCACTTCGTTTTTCCGGTTATGTCCTACTCACTCAAAAGAATCGCTAAGTATCTGGGGTACGATTGGAGAACGTCTCTGAATGGTTATGAAATACTGCGGCTTTATGAGAAATGGAAAAAAACGAGAAACGAGGAGCTTCTAAAGCAGATGCTCCTGTACAACGAAGATGATGTGAGGGCAACGAAGTTGGTCCTGGATTTCATGAGGTCTTACTCTTCTTTTTCATAG
- a CDS encoding diguanylate cyclase domain-containing protein, protein MDERTELLKRIEELEEKLRQCQQREQELEALIEEYNEVMKKQFQVFDDFFEKLGTTKMIDPLTRVYAKDHFLRLLSYQHQRAFEENTPYTIFFVKTKVSENEREKALMKIGKVLKECVRVPLDSVGRYSDDTFALFVIGVGKETAPNIEERIKNHIESIGDIEYSIAYKSYPEDFMDLEKAILDLEKAVA, encoded by the coding sequence ATGGATGAACGCACGGAACTTTTGAAAAGAATAGAAGAGCTGGAAGAGAAGCTGCGGCAATGCCAGCAGAGAGAGCAGGAGCTCGAGGCTCTGATAGAAGAATACAACGAAGTCATGAAGAAACAATTCCAGGTGTTCGACGATTTCTTTGAAAAGCTGGGAACTACAAAAATGATCGATCCACTGACAAGAGTGTACGCGAAAGACCATTTCCTGAGACTCCTATCTTATCAACATCAGAGGGCCTTCGAAGAGAACACACCTTACACGATATTCTTTGTGAAAACAAAGGTATCTGAGAATGAAAGAGAAAAAGCGCTGATGAAGATAGGAAAAGTTCTCAAAGAATGCGTGAGGGTACCCTTAGATAGTGTGGGCAGATACTCCGATGATACTTTTGCACTCTTCGTAATCGGTGTTGGAAAAGAAACGGCTCCGAATATAGAAGAGAGAATAAAAAATCACATCGAAAGTATAGGAGACATCGAATACTCGATTGCATACAAAAGCTATCCTGAAGATTTCATGGATCTGGAAAAGGCGATCCTCGATCTTGAAAAGGCGGTGGCTTGA
- a CDS encoding sugar-binding protein — MRKLLVFLSVLLVAGLSLALTIGVIGKSVHPYWSQVEQGVKAAGKALGVDTKFFVPQKEDINAQLQMLESFIAEGVDGIAIAPSDPTAVIPTIKKALEMGIPVVTLDTDSPDSGRYVYIGTDNYQAGYTAGLIMKELLGGKGKVVIGTGSLTAMNSLQRIQGFKDAIKDSEIEIVDILNDEEDGARAVSLAEAALNAHPDLDAFFGVYAYNGPSQALVVKNAGKVGKVKIVCFDTTPDILQYVKEGVIQATMGQRPYMMGYLSVTVLYLMNKIGVQNTLMMLPKVKVDGKVDYVIDTGVDVVTPENLDEYLKKMEELGIPIKF; from the coding sequence ATGAGGAAACTTCTGGTTTTTCTTTCGGTTCTCCTGGTTGCTGGTCTGTCGCTGGCTCTCACCATAGGTGTTATCGGAAAATCCGTCCATCCTTACTGGTCACAGGTGGAACAGGGTGTTAAAGCGGCGGGGAAGGCCCTCGGAGTGGATACGAAGTTCTTCGTCCCACAAAAGGAAGATATCAACGCCCAGCTTCAGATGCTCGAATCTTTCATAGCCGAGGGCGTGGACGGTATTGCGATCGCACCGTCCGATCCAACTGCAGTCATCCCCACCATCAAGAAAGCCCTTGAGATGGGTATTCCTGTTGTCACTCTCGATACAGACTCTCCAGACAGCGGAAGGTACGTCTACATCGGAACGGACAACTACCAGGCGGGTTACACAGCCGGTCTCATCATGAAGGAGCTCCTTGGAGGAAAGGGTAAGGTCGTCATAGGAACGGGTTCACTGACGGCTATGAATTCCCTTCAGAGAATCCAGGGGTTCAAAGACGCCATCAAGGATTCAGAGATAGAAATAGTCGACATTCTCAACGATGAAGAAGACGGTGCAAGGGCTGTGTCTCTGGCGGAAGCTGCCCTCAATGCCCATCCAGATCTCGATGCATTTTTCGGTGTGTACGCCTACAACGGACCTTCTCAGGCACTCGTGGTGAAAAATGCTGGAAAAGTTGGGAAAGTGAAGATCGTCTGTTTCGATACAACACCCGATATTCTTCAGTACGTGAAAGAGGGAGTTATTCAGGCAACAATGGGGCAGAGACCTTACATGATGGGATACCTGTCAGTCACAGTTCTTTATCTGATGAACAAGATAGGTGTTCAGAACACTCTGATGATGCTTCCGAAAGTCAAGGTTGATGGAAAGGTTGACTACGTGATCGACACAGGTGTTGACGTGGTCACACCAGAGAACCTCGATGAATATTTGAAGAAGATGGAAGAACTCGGAATTCCAATAAAATTCTGA
- a CDS encoding iron-containing alcohol dehydrogenase, with amino-acid sequence MFKISSYLPTEIIFRVGAVDELEERAKKLGKKALIVTGRSSTKKTGLLQRVVDLLKKAGVESFVFDKIIPNPISDHVDEAAEIVRKEKIDFIIGLGGGSPIDSAKAISITAPNEGKFWDYVPVGGGKIPEKSIPVVAIPTTHGTGTEADPFAVITNPQTKEKVGIGYRNTFPVLSLVDPEVMKTLPKDQTAYTSMDAFYHAIESFLNVNANPYSDVLALDAMKRIVTYLPVAYENGEDMEARTNLAWASTEAGITETLTGVIANHALEHGLSGFYPEITHGLGLCITGPYLFEYIFDHAYERLAIVGREVFGVYETDDRKAGRIAIKKLRDFQEMFGLNKRLSELGVKKEDIPKMAETGYRILNGVVVVTPGNLTAKDMEEIFNRCY; translated from the coding sequence ATGTTCAAAATTTCATCCTATCTTCCAACGGAGATCATTTTCAGGGTGGGAGCGGTGGACGAACTGGAAGAAAGGGCAAAAAAGCTCGGAAAAAAAGCATTGATTGTGACAGGGCGCTCCAGCACTAAGAAGACCGGCCTTTTGCAGAGAGTGGTAGATCTTCTCAAGAAAGCAGGAGTGGAAAGTTTCGTCTTCGACAAAATAATTCCCAACCCGATATCGGATCACGTCGATGAGGCTGCAGAAATCGTGAGAAAAGAGAAAATAGATTTCATCATAGGACTTGGTGGAGGAAGTCCAATAGACAGCGCAAAAGCGATTTCTATTACCGCTCCGAATGAAGGAAAATTCTGGGATTACGTTCCCGTAGGTGGTGGAAAGATTCCAGAAAAATCCATCCCCGTTGTTGCTATACCCACCACACACGGAACGGGAACCGAGGCAGATCCATTTGCGGTGATCACAAATCCCCAAACGAAAGAAAAAGTGGGAATAGGCTATAGAAACACCTTTCCCGTTCTCTCCCTTGTGGATCCTGAAGTGATGAAGACATTACCGAAAGACCAGACCGCGTACACCTCTATGGATGCGTTCTATCACGCTATAGAATCCTTCCTCAACGTGAATGCGAATCCTTACTCGGATGTCCTCGCCCTGGACGCCATGAAAAGGATTGTGACATATCTCCCAGTTGCTTACGAGAACGGAGAAGATATGGAAGCCAGAACGAACCTCGCCTGGGCCAGTACTGAAGCAGGAATCACAGAGACTCTGACCGGTGTGATCGCAAACCACGCGCTGGAGCATGGTCTCAGTGGTTTCTATCCAGAAATCACCCATGGTCTTGGTCTGTGCATCACAGGTCCGTACCTGTTCGAATACATCTTCGATCACGCCTACGAGAGACTCGCCATCGTTGGAAGGGAAGTGTTCGGCGTTTACGAAACAGACGATAGAAAAGCTGGAAGGATCGCTATCAAGAAACTGAGAGACTTCCAGGAAATGTTCGGTCTCAACAAGAGACTCAGTGAACTGGGTGTGAAAAAAGAGGATATTCCAAAGATGGCAGAAACCGGCTACAGGATACTGAATGGAGTGGTTGTTGTAACTCCCGGTAACTTAACCGCGAAGGACATGGAAGAAATATTCAACAGGTGTTACTGA
- a CDS encoding ABC transporter permease, protein MKILEVLWNIFSNPLFYKLTLTASTPLLFASLGGVFSEVTGVVNIALEGIMLLGAFSSVVITYYTGNVWLGFLLSIPIGIGFSWFHAWASIKWRGNQIVSATALILVAQGLTGFLMEPIFGQPGQTPYVGRIEEITLPGISSIPFIGEAIGTISPIVLIAFAMVFFAWFLIYKTPLGLRMRAVGENPEAADTLGVDVFKIRYFGVLMSGALASMGGAFLSIGEVGNFRELMTGGRGFIALAAMILGNWNPIGAMWACLMFGMSEALANQLQSSPILNVPATAKPLFNLFPFVVTLVVVAGLIGRTRPPAADGVPYEKEE, encoded by the coding sequence ATGAAAATACTGGAAGTGCTCTGGAACATTTTCTCGAATCCCCTCTTTTACAAGCTCACTCTCACAGCTTCCACTCCTCTTCTTTTCGCATCCCTTGGAGGTGTTTTCAGTGAAGTTACAGGGGTTGTGAACATCGCCCTTGAAGGAATAATGCTCCTTGGAGCGTTTTCTTCGGTGGTGATCACATACTACACCGGAAACGTGTGGCTCGGTTTCTTGCTTTCCATCCCCATAGGGATCGGATTTTCCTGGTTCCACGCCTGGGCGAGTATCAAATGGAGAGGTAACCAGATAGTGAGCGCGACGGCGTTGATACTGGTCGCGCAGGGTCTGACAGGTTTTCTCATGGAACCGATATTCGGTCAGCCGGGGCAGACACCTTATGTGGGTCGAATCGAAGAGATCACACTACCTGGAATTTCCTCCATTCCTTTCATCGGAGAAGCCATCGGAACCATCAGTCCAATAGTTCTCATAGCCTTCGCAATGGTCTTTTTTGCGTGGTTTTTGATCTACAAGACCCCACTGGGTCTCAGAATGAGGGCAGTAGGTGAAAATCCCGAGGCCGCCGATACTCTCGGTGTTGACGTCTTCAAAATAAGGTACTTCGGAGTTCTCATGAGCGGTGCTCTGGCGTCCATGGGAGGAGCGTTCCTTTCCATAGGAGAGGTCGGTAACTTCAGGGAACTCATGACGGGAGGAAGGGGCTTCATTGCCCTTGCGGCCATGATCCTTGGAAATTGGAATCCCATAGGTGCCATGTGGGCCTGCCTCATGTTTGGTATGTCAGAAGCTCTGGCCAATCAACTTCAGAGCAGTCCCATTCTCAACGTACCCGCTACGGCAAAACCGTTGTTCAATCTCTTTCCGTTCGTTGTTACCCTCGTTGTCGTGGCTGGCCTGATAGGAAGAACTAGACCACCAGCAGCCGATGGTGTTCCCTATGAAAAAGAAGAGTAA
- the murA gene encoding UDP-N-acetylglucosamine 1-carboxyvinyltransferase: protein MGKLVVQGGTVLEGEVEISGSKNAALPIMAAAILCDEEIILKNVPRLQDVFVMIDILRSIGFRVEFDENELKIKRENDISQEVPYELVRKMRASFNVLGPIAVRTGRAKVALPGGCSIGVRPVDFHLEGLKKMGFSIKVEHGFVEATFERRTDQVTITLPFPSVGATEHLMTTAALLEGTRVVIENAAMEPEIVDLQNFINRMGGRIEGAGTSRIVIEGVEKMQGVEYSIIPDRIEAGTYLVAIAASRGKGLVKNVNPDHLTNFFEKLEETGVKLKVFGNEVEIEMRERPEAVDVTTNPYPGFPTDLQPQMMAYLSIASGVSVITENVFKTRFLHVDELKRMGADIEVSGNVAIVKGVEKLSGAPVEGTDLRATAALLIAGIIADGVTEISNVEHIFRGYEDVIDKFSKLGAKIEYVEKEN from the coding sequence TTGGGCAAACTGGTCGTTCAGGGTGGTACCGTTCTCGAAGGAGAAGTGGAGATATCGGGTTCAAAAAACGCTGCTCTTCCAATAATGGCAGCGGCGATTCTATGCGATGAAGAGATAATTCTCAAAAACGTACCGAGACTCCAAGATGTCTTCGTCATGATAGACATCCTGAGATCCATTGGATTCAGAGTGGAATTCGACGAGAACGAACTGAAGATCAAAAGAGAAAACGATATCTCACAGGAAGTACCTTACGAACTTGTCAGGAAGATGAGGGCGTCCTTCAACGTGCTCGGTCCGATCGCTGTGAGAACTGGAAGGGCGAAAGTTGCTCTTCCAGGCGGGTGTTCCATAGGTGTCAGACCTGTGGACTTTCATCTTGAAGGTCTCAAAAAAATGGGATTCTCGATAAAAGTGGAACACGGCTTTGTTGAAGCCACCTTTGAAAGAAGAACCGACCAGGTGACGATTACCCTTCCTTTTCCAAGCGTTGGTGCCACGGAACACCTGATGACCACAGCGGCTCTCCTGGAAGGCACTCGTGTGGTGATAGAAAACGCCGCCATGGAACCTGAAATCGTGGACCTTCAAAATTTCATAAACAGAATGGGTGGACGTATTGAAGGAGCCGGAACCAGCCGAATAGTGATTGAAGGCGTGGAGAAAATGCAGGGAGTTGAATACAGCATCATTCCCGATCGAATAGAAGCTGGAACGTACCTGGTAGCCATCGCAGCAAGTCGAGGAAAAGGTCTGGTGAAGAACGTGAACCCGGATCATCTCACGAACTTTTTTGAGAAACTAGAAGAAACAGGGGTAAAACTTAAAGTTTTTGGAAACGAAGTAGAGATCGAAATGAGAGAAAGACCAGAAGCGGTGGATGTTACAACGAATCCGTACCCTGGTTTTCCCACGGATCTCCAACCTCAGATGATGGCGTATCTATCGATAGCGTCGGGAGTCTCGGTTATAACCGAAAACGTCTTCAAAACGAGGTTCTTACACGTGGACGAGTTGAAAAGAATGGGAGCGGACATAGAAGTTTCTGGAAACGTTGCCATAGTGAAAGGAGTTGAAAAGCTCAGCGGTGCCCCTGTTGAGGGAACGGATCTCAGAGCAACCGCTGCCCTTCTCATAGCGGGAATCATAGCGGATGGTGTTACAGAGATAAGCAACGTTGAACACATATTCAGAGGTTACGAAGATGTCATAGACAAATTCAGCAAACTGGGAGCAAAAATCGAGTATGTCGAAAAAGAAAATTGA
- a CDS encoding ROK family transcriptional regulator, with protein MKYNSPRIKILNKKSILKVIHENHPISRSDISEVTGLTPSSVTRLTKELIDEGYIREIGTMGKNSPGRRRRILLDLRKNAFLSLVFDIGVNITTYGVGFFDGEVEPRGTFNTPREPVEFFNIVKEIYERISGEYRISRISLSVPGMVDMEEKKILLAPNLEWENVSIKELLKVDVPVLADNEANLSMLAEKYHSEDLRNVKEAVFIIIREGVGAGLMIDGKIFRGPSFTAGEAGHMTVNMYSDRQCHCSNWGCWELVSSINWAIEQYGKELPGKNAIEKFQALKQRNDAKRILMKFAENIAVGIVNLVNILNPELVILGGEVVDLGDSFLDIVKDFVHQRALKAAVKDLKIRTTEFRNISSNLVGAAVLAVEDIIEEVK; from the coding sequence TTGAAATACAACTCTCCGAGAATAAAAATCCTCAACAAAAAGAGCATCCTCAAGGTGATTCACGAAAACCATCCCATCTCCAGATCAGACATATCGGAGGTCACAGGGCTCACGCCGAGCAGTGTAACAAGACTCACGAAAGAACTCATAGATGAAGGTTATATAAGAGAGATCGGTACGATGGGGAAAAATTCTCCCGGAAGAAGAAGAAGAATTCTCCTCGATCTAAGAAAGAACGCCTTTTTGAGTTTAGTCTTCGATATAGGAGTGAATATAACGACCTACGGTGTTGGATTTTTCGACGGAGAAGTAGAACCGAGGGGAACTTTCAACACACCGAGGGAACCAGTGGAATTCTTCAACATAGTCAAAGAAATCTACGAACGCATCTCAGGTGAATATAGAATTTCAAGAATCTCTCTTTCCGTTCCAGGAATGGTTGATATGGAAGAAAAGAAAATACTTCTCGCCCCAAACCTTGAGTGGGAGAATGTGAGTATAAAAGAACTCCTCAAAGTCGATGTTCCCGTTCTTGCGGACAACGAGGCGAATCTTTCCATGCTCGCCGAAAAGTACCACTCAGAAGATCTGAGAAACGTGAAAGAAGCCGTTTTTATCATCATAAGAGAGGGTGTTGGAGCGGGATTGATGATCGATGGAAAGATCTTCAGAGGTCCTTCTTTTACAGCGGGTGAAGCAGGGCACATGACAGTGAACATGTACTCCGACAGGCAGTGCCACTGTTCCAACTGGGGTTGCTGGGAACTCGTCTCTTCGATCAACTGGGCGATCGAGCAGTACGGGAAAGAACTCCCTGGAAAAAACGCAATAGAGAAATTCCAGGCGCTGAAGCAGAGAAACGATGCAAAAAGAATACTGATGAAATTTGCGGAAAACATAGCGGTCGGCATCGTGAACCTGGTGAACATATTGAATCCTGAACTCGTGATCCTTGGTGGGGAAGTCGTCGATCTTGGTGATAGTTTTCTCGATATTGTAAAAGACTTTGTCCATCAAAGAGCTTTGAAGGCCGCTGTGAAGGATCTGAAAATCAGAACCACAGAATTCAGAAACATCAGTTCCAACCTCGTGGGCGCGGCCGTACTGGCTGTCGAGGACATAATAGAAGAAGTCAAATAA